One Streptomyces sp. NBC_00223 genomic window carries:
- a CDS encoding ArsR/SmtB family transcription factor has product MTSSDGSGGGPRGAGLAAFAGLLADETRAAVCLALLDRRAWTGAELARHCGVAPSTMSEHLTRLVDGGVLVRERQGRHAYVRIADPEVARLLEELGARAVWPGPADSGAPSRRAGGLRAHSAGRALARGRTCYDHLAGRLGVAITDAMTECGLLRQDAGFALTDEGVAWLTGLGADLDARPSSRRPTARPCLDWTERRHHLAGTAGAELCRLVLTRAWATRIGTSRAVKVTALGERELQRTLGIPAGSLSLPDPSDRPGLG; this is encoded by the coding sequence ATGACCTCAAGCGATGGCTCCGGCGGCGGCCCGCGAGGCGCGGGGCTCGCCGCGTTCGCCGGGCTGCTGGCGGACGAGACCCGCGCCGCGGTCTGCCTCGCGCTGCTCGACCGGCGCGCCTGGACCGGCGCCGAACTGGCCCGGCACTGCGGTGTCGCGCCCTCCACGATGAGCGAGCACCTGACCCGTCTGGTCGACGGCGGCGTCCTCGTCCGGGAACGGCAGGGCCGCCACGCCTATGTACGGATCGCCGACCCCGAGGTGGCCCGGCTCCTGGAGGAACTGGGCGCGCGGGCGGTGTGGCCCGGTCCGGCGGACTCCGGAGCGCCGTCACGCCGGGCCGGCGGGCTGCGCGCCCACAGCGCGGGACGCGCGCTGGCCCGGGGCCGCACCTGTTACGACCACCTCGCCGGCCGGCTCGGCGTGGCGATCACCGACGCGATGACCGAGTGCGGGCTGCTCCGCCAGGACGCAGGTTTCGCGCTCACCGACGAGGGCGTCGCCTGGCTCACCGGCCTCGGCGCCGATCTCGACGCCCGCCCCTCCTCCCGCCGCCCGACGGCCCGCCCCTGCCTCGACTGGACCGAGCGCCGCCACCACCTCGCGGGCACCGCGGGCGCGGAACTCTGCCGTCTGGTCCTCACCCGGGCCTGGGCCACCCGGATCGGTACGAGCCGCGCGGTGAAGGTCACCGCGCTGGGCGAACGCGAACTCCAGCGGACTCTCGGCATCCCCGCCGGCTCCCTGAGCCTGCCGGACCCGTCGGACCGACCGGGGCTCGGTTAG
- a CDS encoding Clp protease N-terminal domain-containing protein, whose protein sequence is MNDTASPARLKPVLDLAREEADLRGDRRIGTDHLLLALLRDDTAPPARALGVTVAEGRTALDSLDRAALASLGIVLDAPLAPPPVRGHRRLPFNSAARAAVGAAKREAEHDHKGRRIEPRHLLLALLTARHPDPAADLLTALGLSAPAVRERLAAC, encoded by the coding sequence ATGAACGACACCGCATCGCCCGCGCGGCTCAAGCCCGTGCTCGACCTCGCCCGGGAGGAGGCCGATCTGCGCGGCGACCGCCGAATCGGCACCGACCACCTGCTGCTCGCGCTGCTGCGCGACGACACCGCGCCGCCCGCCCGCGCCCTCGGCGTCACCGTCGCGGAGGGCCGGACCGCGCTGGACTCGCTGGACCGCGCGGCCCTCGCCTCCCTCGGCATCGTGCTGGACGCGCCCCTGGCGCCTCCGCCGGTACGCGGCCACCGCCGGCTGCCGTTCAACTCCGCGGCCCGCGCCGCCGTCGGAGCGGCCAAGCGGGAGGCCGAGCACGACCACAAGGGCCGCCGTATCGAGCCCCGCCATCTCCTGCTCGCGCTGCTCACCGCCCGCCACCCCGACCCCGCCGCGGACCTGCTGACCGCCCTCGGCCTCTCCGCGCCCGCCGTACGGGAACGGCTCGCGGCCTGCTAA